The proteins below are encoded in one region of Brassica napus cultivar Da-Ae chromosome A6, Da-Ae, whole genome shotgun sequence:
- the LOC125609848 gene encoding bromodomain-containing protein 4B-like: MEPPPPSLSSTAVASTVVPTTTVPVPPPPHATTSYPESLDSSPRSRTTDGWDDLHAPSAVSSKLRLMCSYGGHILPRPHDKSLCYMGGDTRIVVVDRNSSLSSLVARLSSKLLDGRSFTLKYQLPSEDLDSLISVTTDEDLENMIEEYDRTISAPNSTKPSRLRLFLFTSKPEATQSMGQILESSAKSDDWFLNALNSAGLLNRGFSDSDANVNRLLGLDDGLRSSPGDNGDNLDSSVKDDDGSVKSGKQQQQIQDPPPPQLPQLQQGGQDVHSMPDSPMLDTSSSFGSTSSSPLPANLPPIRVHVEEAGGVKGMQDQRMGIEEQFARFNVGNKQQQVQQEDGFAAISSPPPPLPVTISLPAAPVNAAAANVSSEFQTRVFSDDERSDHGVPAGYRKPPTPRSQPQNLPPQQVHHVKSNSGGHELPSPHSVSSDSSMNNPVYQQRPSLYQDPMSQMPSGSTVVTGMINPSDPNTLLPQNHMQNQDPGYILHPQFEQQSAPSQPQQQQQQQFIHAAAPPQYIHHHPSGGLPMQTYIQVYPSQQPQSFHRQPGQLDQQQPYPAVYYVTTPVPPRPYNMAVPQSGSVSEAPGSVHSNHPQAPPNSMMAPPPNSQLRSVPGGKPEAGVYTTPQGMAGAQMVHQIPTSQQQFMGYAQIHHPPQSGSAAIPSYGYEYADNAHKQMFYTQPVGHAQYQTMTGPPPAMVLPDGSAAAKLPAENMTQQIRSSQPL, from the exons atgGAACCGCCGCCGCCTTCTCTCTCCTCCACAGCGGTGGCCTCCACCGTCGTCCCAACAACCACCGTCCCcgttcctcctcctcctcacgCAACAACCTCTTACCCCGAGTCCCTAGACTCCTCTCCTCGCTCTCGCACCACCGACGGCTGGGACGATCTCCACGCTCCCTCCGCCGTCTCTTCCAAACTCCGTCTCATGTGCAGTTACGGCGGCCATATCCTCCCCCGCCCTCACGATAAATCCCTCTGCTACATGGGCGGCGACACTCGCATCGTCGTCGTGGACCGTAACTCGTCTCTCTCATCCCTCGTCGCTCGCCTCTCCAGCAAGCTCCTCGACGGCCGCTCCTTCACGCTCAAGTACCAGCTGCCTAGCGAGGATCTTGATTCGCTCATCTCCGTCACGACCGATGAGGATCTCGAGAACATGATCGAGGAGTACGACCGTACGATCTCCGCCCCCAATTCCACCAAACCCTCGCGGCTCCGTTTGTTTCTCTTCACGTCGAAGCCGGAAGCTACTCAATCGATGGGGCAGATCCTCGAGAGCTCGGCCAAGAGTGACGATTGGTTCCTCAACGCTCTCAACAGCGCGGGGCTCCTCAACAGAGGGTTCTCAGATTCGGATGCTAACGTGAATCGCTTACTGGGCTTGGATGATGGGCTTCGCTCTAGTCCTGGAGATAACGGAGATAATCTTGATTCCAGCGTTAAAGATGACGACGGCTCCGTTAAAAGCGGCAAGCAGCAGCAGCAGATCCAGGACCCGCCTCCGCCTCAGCTTCCTCAGCTGCAGCAAGGAGGTCAAGATGTGCACAGCATGCCTGATTCTCCGATGCTTGACACGTCGTCTTCCTTCGGGTCAACTTCCTCTTCTCCTTTGCCGGCGAATCTTCCGCCGATTCGTGTCCACGTGGAGGAAGCGGGCGGGGTTAAGGGGATGCAGGATCAGAGGATGGGAATCGAAGAGCAGTTCGCTAGATTCAACGTTGGGAACAAGCAGCAGCAGGTTCAGCAGGAGGATGGATTCGCGGCGATCTCGTCACCGCCGCCGCCTTTGCCTGTGACGATCTCTCTTCCCGCTGCGCCGGTTAATGCAGCAGCAGCGAATGTCTCAAGTGAGTTCCAGACGAGAGTCTTCTCTGACGATGAGAGATCTGATCACGGCGTCCCTGCTGGATACAGGAAGCCTCCGACTCCACGCTCTCAGCCGCAGAATCTGCCTCCTCAGCAGGTTCATCACGTGAAGTCAAACAGCGGTGGACATGAGCTGCCTTCACCTCATTCTGTATCCAG TGATAGCAGCATGAACAACCCTGTGTATCAGCAAAGACCATCTCTTTATCAAGATCCCATGTCTCAGATGCCTTCTGGTTCCACTGTAGTTACTGGTATGATCAACCCTTCAGATCCAAACACACTCTTACCTCAGAACCATATGCAGAATCAGGACCCTGGATACATCCTCCACCCGCAGTTCGAGCAACAATCTGCACCATCTCAGCCACAgcaacagcagcagcagcagttCATACACGCGGCTGCACCACCTCAGTACATTCATCACCATCCCTCTGGTGGCCTTCCTATGCAGACTTACATCCAGGTTTACCCTTCGCAGCAGCCGCAGTCCTTTCACAGGCAGCCGGGTCAACTGGATCAACAACAGCCTTATCCTGCTGTTTACTATGTCACTACTCCGGTCCCACCTAGGCCTTACAATATGGCTGTGCCACAATCTGGTAGCGTGAGCGAGGCTCCAGGGTCTGTCCATTCTAACCATCCCCAGGCACCGCCTAACTCCATGATGGCTCCACCTCCTAACAGCCAGTTGAGAAGTGTTCCTGGCGGCAAACCGGAGGCTGGGGTTTACACAACACCACAAGGTATGGCCGGTGCTCAGATGGTTCACCAGATCCCTACAAGCCAGCAGCAGTTCATGGGCTATGCGCAGATCCATCACCCACCTCAGTCTGGTTCCGCTGCGATTCCCAGCTACGGATATGAATACGCAGACAATGCTCATAAGCAGATGTTCTACACGCAACCTGTGGGACACGCACAGTACCAGACGATGACCGGTCCTCCACCTGCCATGGTGTTGCCTGATGGCTCTGCTGCTGCTAAGCTTCCAGCTGAGAACATGACTCAACAGATCCGGAGTTCACAGCCGTTGTGA
- the LOC111207888 gene encoding auxin-responsive protein IAA32-like: protein MDQNTPAEFSHGSSNFHTYYSQTKKGGGGVIDLGLSLRTIQHETYLPSTPMIGLDGYGELIDWSQRPYTQLKSEEPVDQRLAQRYYNDGEEGRGKLAYYVKVNMDGSVVGRKVCILNQGTYSTLALQLDNMFGMQTVSGLKLFQDESEFSLVYRDREGIWRNVGDVPWKEFVASVNRMRIARRDDALLPY from the exons ATGGACCAAAACACACCTGCAGAATTTTCTCATGGGTCTTCAAACTTTCATACATATTACTCCCAGACCAAGAAGGGTGGTGGTGGCGTAATTGATCTAGGCCTCAGCCTTAGGACCATTCAACATGAAACTTACCTCCCATCTACTCCAA TGATAGGTCTGGACGGGTATGGTGAGCTTATAGACTGGTCGCAACGACCCTATACACAGCTGAAGAGTGAGGAACCGGTAGACCAAAGACTTGCCCAACGATATTACAATGATGGAGAAGAGGGCAGAGGAAAATTGGCTTATTATGTGAAGGTAAATATGGATGGCTCAGTCGTTGGCCGCAAGGTTTGCATTCTTAACCAAGGAACCTACTCAACTCTTGCTCTCCAGCTTGACAATATGTTCG GGATGCAGACCGTGTCGGGACTGAAGTTGTTCCAGGATGAGTCTGAGTTCTCTTTGGTCTACAGAGACAGAGAAGGTATCTGGAGGAACGTTGGAGATGTTCCATGGAA GGAGTTTGTTGCAAGTGTGAATCGGATGAGAATCGCAAGAAGAGACGATGCTCTTCTTCCCTACTAA